One segment of Candidatus Babeliales bacterium DNA contains the following:
- a CDS encoding RING finger domain-containing protein, whose translation MKKFILYLFLSLSTFNLFPMITQNECAICLNTMENPEITLACHETHSFHFDCIQKWKKVKPICPLCKKNILSESGSWLINKKLSTKNFIENENEDILNNMFSFGFMLFTCQGLLEAFE comes from the coding sequence ATGAAAAAATTTATACTTTATTTATTTTTATCTTTATCAACATTTAATCTTTTTCCCATGATTACACAAAATGAATGCGCTATCTGTCTGAATACAATGGAAAATCCTGAAATAACACTTGCCTGTCATGAAACACATAGTTTTCATTTTGATTGCATTCAGAAATGGAAAAAAGTTAAACCAATATGCCCCTTGTGTAAAAAAAATATTTTATCAGAAAGTGGGTCGTGGCTTATTAATAAAAAACTTTCTACAAAAAATTTTATTGAGAATGAAAATGAAGATATATTAAATAATATGTTTTCTTTCGGATTTATGCTGTTTACATGCCAAGGGCTATTGGAAGCTTTTGAATGA
- the murD gene encoding UDP-N-acetylmuramoyl-L-alanine--D-glutamate ligase, with protein sequence MDFINKKIGIWGFGVVGQSLARFLVQYTDQISVIEKRPLENQEIEFLKNRNIAFHSQDKLPNFIHENEYIFVSPGIDSQKYELLKPKIIAELDLFQYFFKKPIIAVTGSIGKTTVTSLLAHILEQKGFRVALGGNIGVGLCDLIEKQHEIDYAVIEVSSFQLEFCRNFAPDLVLWTNFFPNHLDRHGSIQNYFNAKLNILKYQLPHQKALIPINMYAQLPDFVKSSISCLTDNRNSLESTVPVFWLKDNKLYEKQNNHTKCIAHFENMPDIYPYNWLCINAALSELGISLPTNYIATQSFAHRMEKVSIINNTIFYNDSKSTLPEATIAAIKRFDQKKILLFLGGISKGIDRTYMFAQLQNKASYILCFGKEAEYLYTQCKAFDIPGSKHQTLEEAFQASIKIARTYDIVLFSPSGASYDLFSNYEERGNIFKKLVFNLQKN encoded by the coding sequence ATGGATTTTATAAATAAAAAAATTGGTATTTGGGGCTTTGGCGTTGTCGGACAATCTCTTGCTCGCTTTTTAGTTCAATATACTGATCAAATTTCAGTAATAGAAAAAAGGCCTTTGGAAAATCAAGAAATTGAGTTCTTGAAAAATCGAAATATTGCATTTCATTCTCAGGATAAATTACCTAATTTTATACATGAAAATGAATATATTTTCGTAAGTCCAGGTATAGATAGCCAAAAATATGAACTGTTAAAACCTAAAATTATTGCCGAACTCGATTTATTCCAATATTTTTTTAAAAAACCGATAATTGCGGTAACTGGATCTATTGGTAAAACTACTGTTACCTCTCTTTTGGCACATATATTAGAACAAAAAGGTTTTCGTGTTGCGCTTGGGGGCAATATTGGTGTGGGATTATGTGATCTTATAGAAAAACAGCATGAAATTGATTATGCGGTAATTGAAGTATCGAGTTTTCAACTTGAATTTTGCAGAAATTTTGCGCCGGATTTAGTGTTATGGACTAATTTTTTCCCCAATCATTTAGATCGTCATGGTTCAATTCAAAATTATTTTAATGCCAAACTAAATATTCTTAAATATCAATTGCCTCATCAAAAAGCATTAATACCAATAAATATGTATGCTCAATTGCCAGATTTTGTAAAATCATCAATTTCTTGTTTAACTGATAATAGAAATTCTTTAGAGTCTACTGTGCCAGTGTTTTGGTTAAAAGATAACAAGCTTTATGAAAAACAAAATAATCATACAAAATGCATAGCCCATTTTGAAAATATGCCTGATATTTATCCTTATAATTGGCTATGTATAAATGCCGCATTATCTGAGCTTGGTATTTCTTTACCAACAAATTATATCGCAACCCAAAGCTTCGCTCATCGCATGGAAAAAGTAAGTATTATTAATAACACTATATTTTATAATGATTCAAAATCGACGCTTCCAGAAGCAACTATTGCAGCAATAAAACGTTTTGATCAAAAAAAAATTTTATTATTTTTAGGAGGCATTAGCAAAGGAATTGATCGTACTTATATGTTTGCGCAATTGCAAAACAAGGCATCGTATATACTTTGTTTTGGTAAAGAAGCAGAATATTTATATACACAATGTAAAGCATTTGATATACCAGGATCAAAGCATCAGACATTGGAAGAAGCTTTTCAGGCGAGTATAAAAATAGCGCGGACTTATGATATTGTGCTTTTTTCACCTTCTGGTGCAAGCTATGATCTTTTTTCTAATTATGAAGAACGAGGAAATATTTTTAAAAAACTGGTATTTAATTTACAAAAAAACTAA